The following are encoded together in the Candidatus Flexicrinis proximus genome:
- a CDS encoding glycosyltransferase family 4 protein, which produces MRIGVLTGIFHPDPGGPSTYLYHLLPELLAQGHGTEVVTFGQAGTQDADYGYPVKRAGGGRVRRLAGFLGAAWGVCGRADVLFVHTLATLMLPILRLRFRRRIIVKVVGDWVWEMADRRKLTTLDVGAFQQTALPLTLRVLKAYHRRAVRAADTVIVPSQHVARLVEGWGVEPARIQVIYNAIPDPKLADTPREALRNALGLAPGKLIVSVARLTPVKGVDVMVRALEQLPDWRLVVIGDGPQRAALEAMPAAGRVTFTGLLAHEDVLRYLRAGDVYVLSSRTEGLSHTLLEALAVATPSVASRVGGNPEVITDGVDGLLVPADDPTALAQAIRRLEDPMLYQTISTAALARSEAFRWDNEVAQTMAALIPAPRV; this is translated from the coding sequence ATGCGGATCGGCGTCCTGACCGGCATCTTCCATCCCGATCCGGGCGGGCCGAGCACGTATTTGTACCACCTGCTGCCGGAACTGCTGGCACAGGGGCATGGCACCGAAGTGGTGACGTTCGGTCAAGCGGGCACGCAGGACGCAGACTACGGGTATCCGGTCAAACGGGCAGGCGGCGGCCGCGTGAGGCGGCTTGCCGGGTTCCTGGGCGCGGCATGGGGGGTGTGCGGGCGGGCGGACGTATTGTTCGTGCATACGCTGGCAACGCTGATGCTGCCGATCCTCAGGCTGCGTTTCCGGCGGCGAATCATCGTGAAGGTGGTCGGCGACTGGGTGTGGGAAATGGCCGACCGGCGCAAGCTGACGACGCTGGATGTCGGCGCGTTCCAGCAGACTGCCCTGCCGCTGACGCTGCGTGTTCTGAAAGCCTACCACCGGCGGGCGGTGCGGGCAGCGGATACGGTGATCGTCCCCAGCCAGCACGTCGCGCGGCTGGTGGAAGGCTGGGGCGTCGAGCCGGCACGAATCCAGGTGATCTACAACGCGATACCCGACCCGAAACTGGCGGACACGCCGCGCGAAGCGCTGCGAAACGCGCTAGGACTGGCGCCCGGCAAGCTGATCGTCTCAGTGGCGCGGCTGACGCCGGTCAAAGGCGTGGATGTTATGGTGCGGGCGCTGGAACAGCTTCCGGACTGGCGGCTGGTGGTGATCGGCGACGGCCCACAGCGAGCGGCGCTTGAGGCGATGCCGGCGGCCGGACGAGTCACGTTTACCGGACTGCTGGCGCACGAGGATGTGCTGCGCTACCTGCGGGCCGGGGACGTGTATGTGCTGAGCAGCCGGACGGAGGGCCTGAGCCATACGCTGCTGGAAGCGCTGGCGGTGGCGACGCCGAGCGTGGCCTCACGGGTTGGCGGAAACCCCGAAGTAATCACCGACGGCGTGGACGGACTGCTGGTCCCGGCGGACGACCCGACAGCGCTGGCACAGGCGATCCGGCGGCTGGAAGACCCCATGCTGTACCAGACGATCTCGACCGCAGCGCTGGCGCGGAGCGAGGCCTTCCGGTGGGACAACGAAGTCGCGCAAACGATGGCTGCCCTGATCCCGGCTCCACGCGTTTAA
- the ychF gene encoding redox-regulated ATPase YchF has translation MRLGIIGLPNSGKTTIFNALTGQNLETAAVSSGQFEVHTAVVNVPDPRIDKLTEMYTPKKTIYATITFADIAGMDKGISEGGLKGQFRNELQQVDGLVHVVRAFESSSVPHPYETIDPARDLSIIDGEFLISDLITIENRLQKLNDELRVKGKKSEPEVLPQIEMMGRLKAALEQEMPLRDLDLSDDEVKSLRGYGFFTLKPVIVVYNASEGQQVDAALLAYPHKHAFVTTLQGKLEAEILQLDAEGAEMFMSEYGITERGAAKVIRLSYELMRYLSFFTVGPDEVRAWTVSAGAAAPEAAGVIHSDLQKGFIRAEVFSYDDLVSVGSEAGLKAAGKFRLEGKEYIVKDGDILNIRFSQPGR, from the coding sequence ATGCGTCTCGGCATTATCGGCCTCCCGAACTCTGGCAAGACTACTATTTTCAACGCGCTGACCGGCCAAAACCTGGAAACAGCGGCGGTCAGCAGCGGACAGTTTGAAGTCCATACCGCGGTCGTCAACGTCCCCGATCCGCGGATCGACAAGCTGACGGAGATGTACACCCCGAAGAAGACGATCTACGCGACGATCACTTTCGCGGACATCGCCGGGATGGACAAAGGCATCTCCGAAGGCGGGCTGAAAGGCCAGTTCCGCAACGAACTCCAGCAGGTTGACGGGCTGGTGCATGTGGTGCGCGCGTTCGAATCAAGCAGCGTGCCGCACCCGTACGAGACGATCGACCCGGCGCGCGACCTGAGCATCATCGACGGCGAATTCCTGATCAGCGACCTGATTACGATTGAAAACCGCCTGCAGAAACTGAACGACGAACTGCGGGTCAAAGGCAAGAAGTCCGAGCCGGAAGTGCTGCCGCAGATCGAGATGATGGGGCGGCTGAAGGCGGCGTTGGAGCAGGAAATGCCGCTGCGCGACCTCGATTTGAGCGACGACGAGGTGAAATCGCTGCGCGGATACGGCTTCTTTACCCTGAAGCCGGTGATCGTCGTCTATAACGCGAGCGAAGGCCAGCAGGTCGACGCCGCGCTGCTGGCGTATCCGCACAAGCACGCCTTCGTGACGACGCTGCAAGGCAAACTGGAAGCGGAAATCCTGCAATTGGACGCCGAGGGCGCCGAGATGTTTATGAGCGAATACGGCATCACGGAACGCGGCGCGGCCAAGGTCATCCGCCTGAGCTATGAATTGATGCGCTACTTGTCGTTCTTCACGGTGGGGCCGGACGAAGTGCGCGCATGGACGGTATCGGCCGGAGCAGCCGCGCCGGAAGCGGCCGGCGTGATCCACAGCGACCTGCAAAAAGGTTTCATCCGCGCAGAAGTGTTCTCGTACGACGATCTGGTCAGCGTCGGCAGCGAGGCCGGGCTGAAGGCTGCCGGGAAGTTCCGGCTGGAAGGCAAGGAGTATATCGTCAAGGATGGCGATATCCTGAACATCCGGTTCAGCCAACCGGGAAGATAG
- a CDS encoding ClbS/DfsB family four-helix bundle protein, producing MAEAITVEALLARIEAEWRRLQAALDSLSAEQSTVKADPAGWTVKDHTMHLAAWEDNLLALLDGRSRPAALGVTQEMWDSAWRGTDEHGWDRINGVIQARYRDLPLDEVWRRLRETHARVVTRVSQMTDADLQRPYRHFQPESDLEKSVSHWIIISTYEHFGEHLEYMRRIADSD from the coding sequence ATGGCGGAGGCAATCACGGTAGAAGCGCTGCTCGCGCGTATCGAGGCGGAATGGCGGCGGTTGCAGGCTGCTCTCGACTCGCTGAGCGCCGAGCAGTCGACGGTGAAGGCTGACCCGGCGGGCTGGACGGTCAAAGACCATACGATGCACCTGGCGGCGTGGGAGGATAACCTGCTGGCGCTGCTCGATGGCCGGTCGCGGCCGGCGGCGCTGGGCGTGACACAGGAGATGTGGGACAGCGCGTGGCGCGGCACGGATGAGCACGGCTGGGACCGCATAAACGGCGTGATCCAGGCACGCTATCGCGATCTGCCGCTGGACGAGGTGTGGCGCAGGCTGCGCGAGACCCACGCGCGAGTCGTGACGCGAGTCAGCCAAATGACCGACGCCGACCTTCAACGCCCCTACCGGCATTTCCAGCCCGAGTCCGACCTGGAGAAGTCGGTCAGCCACTGGATTATCATCAGCACCTACGAGCACTTCGGCGAACATCTCGAGTATATGCGGCGGATAGCGGACAGCGATTAG
- a CDS encoding DinB family protein — protein sequence MTDESHDKITTAELLARIEAGWKALEAYLATLTPDQMTAKTDAAGWTVKDHLIHMAKWEYGMVALVDGGSRLEAMGIGDAAWDIGIDNLNALIQKRNKDLSLDEIFEETRAIHSAVTARISQLADADLLRPYKHYQPDSDRTEPVVGWLIGDTYEHYEEHLPWMKAIAEG from the coding sequence ATGACTGATGAAAGCCACGACAAGATAACGACAGCGGAACTGCTGGCACGCATCGAAGCGGGATGGAAGGCGCTTGAAGCGTACCTGGCAACGCTCACCCCGGACCAGATGACCGCAAAGACCGACGCGGCCGGATGGACGGTCAAAGACCACCTGATCCACATGGCGAAGTGGGAATACGGGATGGTCGCGCTGGTGGACGGCGGCTCGCGGCTGGAGGCGATGGGAATCGGCGACGCTGCATGGGACATTGGCATAGATAACCTCAACGCATTGATACAAAAGCGAAACAAAGACCTGTCGCTGGACGAAATTTTCGAAGAGACGCGCGCCATTCACAGCGCGGTGACAGCACGAATCAGCCAGCTTGCCGACGCCGACCTGCTGCGCCCCTATAAGCATTACCAGCCCGACTCGGACCGGACGGAGCCGGTGGTTGGGTGGCTGATAGGCGACACCTACGAGCACTATGAGGAACATCTGCCGTGGATGAAAGCCATCGCAGAGGGATAG
- a CDS encoding NUDIX hydrolase — translation MTMITSAFGNQLVEFLPPDAPLDPAIPLTFTQVVATFKGAALLVYVTHRGQWETPGGGIEPGEPAAVCAARELWEESGQVAESLTFASWFRVRFPYDNREEYGALYTATLAEIRPFTPNDETARILLWNGTDALDDRFGDWSRAFIAQLAGKDEAH, via the coding sequence ATGACCATGATCACCAGCGCTTTTGGAAATCAGCTCGTCGAATTCTTGCCGCCGGACGCGCCGCTTGACCCGGCCATCCCGCTCACCTTCACGCAGGTCGTCGCCACCTTTAAGGGCGCCGCGCTGCTCGTCTATGTGACCCACCGCGGCCAGTGGGAAACCCCTGGCGGCGGCATTGAGCCGGGCGAACCGGCCGCTGTCTGCGCGGCCCGCGAACTGTGGGAAGAAAGCGGCCAGGTCGCCGAGTCACTCACCTTTGCCAGCTGGTTCCGCGTCCGTTTCCCGTACGACAACCGCGAAGAATACGGCGCGCTCTATACCGCCACGCTGGCCGAGATTCGCCCGTTTACACCTAACGATGAAACTGCGCGCATTCTGCTCTGGAATGGCACCGATGCGCTTGACGATCGCTTTGGGGATTGGAGCAGGGCGTTTATCGCTCAGTTGGCCGGTAAGGATGAAGCGCACTAA
- a CDS encoding transglycosylase domain-containing protein has product MPNTRTDDPTPQGGWHTPEDENTVAPETPTLPGWKVPALATELPELPETSGGWHRPRMLDTTLTPLDETVIIMPAEEAQAAIPEAKPVAPEEMPTTLSPEDALQTLPSEPGATEAQAEVKPAEPLSPEDALSMVALSADEDEEEEAGIRTELLALNMLAGEDTPLRPVEAAEAGTPASADDPAEVARRRLAELDAATGAEPAAASIAVVPAAPVLSGEEMRAQELARRFSQTQEDIEQLRALYQKGTITPEQFEAELQNRMIHDDDQIWWRMGAEDAAWYKYVGDQWTPAIPPLVQGARAGLQTERVHPTANDPFGSTLPYIGDSAPVEESVPGTMPMSIGYTPLPNVVPTEDLDNTSVGAAAFRDSLDHPTVAGSTVPIGIRTGSGSLGYGSSPGIQSAIDETMPPEIDYTVPVGTLAQEAEQRYRTNTARNAVLVLVGVIALGLIAVAAGLVMANNWYAGIVDEYQPQIVALAAYQPEFQTVVIQDAEKREIARLADGGDRVEVELDAISPFLIHAVVSTRNPSFFSDPGWDTGSTISAFLGGAEAPTSPTITQLVARSLVLSRAGEFTDVDQLVVAGELSQRYSKDFILRLFLNEFPFGNTTFGAEAAARFYFQKGASELNLPEAALLAAIMENPAGVDPVTNRGIVKPAIESVFARMAQIGCLNIPGRGQTCVSSADFNTATVIRQKADLELKTYPARGLTTQYPHFVNLVRQQLEAVYGNEMYQRGFTVQTTLVPAAQTAAQDLLRQRLQELTGSGITVGAVMWSDPANGAIRAYIGSPNYDDPNIQGQRDYARDFLQPGGAMMPIVYAAAMDGVDRNGNGQFEFGEYLTAGHLVWDVPAQYPATPSSAPFAPQNIDGRFYGPISAREALANQYAAAATRVYAEFGDAVFQQMADKMGLQFAADTVFGLSTAVGETRVRLKDLMTAYATIANGGVRRPVYAIDRITDRSGAEVALPEQIKPIEARAFSPQVAWVLQNIMSDDLSRNSILFPRNSALTLQGQPNQNFVASVASTNAARTNLWTIGFTTNAVVGVWLGTPDSTISFNNQTGFSAAAPLWNRTISLVIAGLGSRNPPRSFPDPGSMAFVPVCTLTGTAYVQAQCSGAARNELFPQTRQPSPPELGPVINVAVNTWTNLRANQQFCGNPEDTTQRAFVNTSDPFIINWLRSAEGRNTSQRLGLGSDPQAAPTAECDLNTQLPTASLTSPGNQQTLLGEVPIVGQVSVPVNFNRWQLEFAPQGSAQYQMLPGFPQQIQQPNVNSQLALWDTRTIPNGVYSLRMTVISNDGGYVYRGANVAINNPLPTPTPVPTLQPSPFPTFPPFDQATPIPFDPIPTFGASPTPDPF; this is encoded by the coding sequence ATGCCTAATACGCGCACCGACGACCCGACCCCACAGGGTGGCTGGCACACGCCGGAAGACGAGAATACCGTCGCGCCAGAAACGCCGACGCTGCCTGGCTGGAAAGTTCCGGCGCTGGCGACCGAACTGCCGGAACTGCCGGAGACATCGGGCGGCTGGCACCGGCCACGGATGCTGGACACGACGCTGACGCCGCTTGACGAGACCGTGATCATCATGCCGGCCGAGGAGGCGCAGGCCGCGATCCCGGAAGCGAAGCCGGTCGCGCCTGAGGAAATGCCCACCACGCTTTCACCGGAGGACGCGCTGCAAACGCTGCCTTCCGAACCGGGAGCGACCGAGGCCCAGGCAGAGGTTAAACCCGCGGAGCCGCTCTCGCCAGAGGACGCGCTGTCGATGGTGGCACTGTCGGCAGACGAAGACGAAGAGGAAGAAGCGGGCATCCGCACCGAACTTCTGGCGCTGAACATGCTGGCCGGCGAGGACACCCCACTTCGGCCGGTCGAAGCGGCGGAGGCCGGCACACCGGCTTCGGCGGACGACCCGGCAGAAGTCGCGCGGCGCCGGCTGGCCGAACTTGATGCGGCGACGGGCGCAGAACCTGCGGCCGCCAGCATCGCCGTGGTGCCTGCCGCTCCGGTCTTGTCGGGCGAAGAGATGCGCGCGCAGGAACTGGCCAGGCGCTTCAGCCAGACCCAGGAAGACATCGAGCAGCTGCGTGCGCTGTACCAGAAAGGCACGATCACACCCGAGCAGTTCGAGGCTGAACTGCAAAACCGGATGATCCACGACGACGACCAGATTTGGTGGCGGATGGGAGCGGAGGACGCCGCGTGGTACAAGTACGTCGGCGATCAATGGACGCCCGCCATCCCGCCGCTGGTACAGGGCGCGCGCGCCGGCCTGCAAACCGAGCGCGTCCACCCGACCGCAAACGATCCATTCGGCTCGACCCTGCCGTATATCGGCGACAGCGCGCCAGTCGAGGAGTCCGTACCCGGAACGATGCCGATGAGCATCGGGTACACGCCACTGCCGAACGTAGTGCCGACCGAAGACCTGGATAACACGAGCGTGGGCGCCGCTGCGTTCCGCGATTCGCTCGACCACCCAACGGTGGCCGGCTCGACCGTGCCGATAGGGATACGGACAGGGTCGGGGTCGCTGGGTTACGGCAGTAGCCCGGGCATCCAGTCGGCGATCGACGAGACAATGCCGCCTGAAATCGACTATACGGTGCCGGTGGGGACGCTGGCGCAGGAAGCAGAACAGCGCTACCGCACGAATACGGCGCGCAACGCCGTCCTGGTGCTGGTGGGCGTGATCGCGCTGGGCCTGATCGCGGTCGCGGCCGGGCTGGTGATGGCAAACAACTGGTACGCCGGGATCGTTGACGAGTACCAACCGCAGATCGTGGCGCTGGCCGCCTATCAACCCGAATTCCAGACGGTGGTAATCCAGGATGCCGAAAAGCGCGAGATCGCGCGGCTGGCGGATGGCGGCGACCGCGTCGAGGTCGAACTCGACGCCATCAGCCCGTTTCTGATCCACGCCGTCGTCAGTACGCGCAACCCGTCGTTCTTCAGTGATCCGGGCTGGGACACGGGCAGCACCATCAGCGCCTTCCTGGGCGGGGCGGAGGCCCCGACGTCACCGACCATCACGCAGCTGGTGGCGCGCAGCCTGGTGCTGTCGCGTGCCGGCGAATTCACGGACGTCGATCAACTGGTGGTGGCGGGCGAACTGAGCCAGCGCTACAGCAAAGACTTCATCCTGCGGCTGTTCCTGAACGAATTTCCGTTCGGCAACACGACGTTCGGAGCGGAGGCAGCGGCGCGCTTCTACTTCCAGAAGGGCGCGAGCGAGCTGAACCTGCCGGAAGCGGCGCTGCTAGCAGCCATCATGGAAAATCCGGCCGGCGTCGACCCGGTTACCAACCGTGGGATCGTCAAGCCGGCGATCGAAAGCGTATTCGCGCGGATGGCCCAGATCGGGTGCCTGAACATCCCCGGCCGCGGGCAGACGTGCGTCAGCTCGGCCGACTTCAACACCGCGACGGTGATCCGGCAGAAGGCCGACCTCGAACTCAAGACCTATCCGGCACGTGGGCTGACCACGCAGTACCCGCACTTCGTGAACCTGGTCCGCCAGCAGCTCGAGGCGGTCTACGGCAACGAGATGTACCAGCGCGGGTTTACCGTACAGACGACGCTGGTCCCGGCAGCCCAGACGGCAGCCCAGGACCTGCTGCGGCAGCGGCTCCAGGAATTGACTGGCAGCGGGATCACGGTCGGCGCGGTGATGTGGTCGGACCCCGCCAATGGCGCGATCCGCGCGTATATCGGCAGCCCGAATTACGACGACCCGAACATTCAGGGGCAGCGCGACTATGCGCGCGATTTCCTGCAGCCGGGCGGCGCGATGATGCCGATTGTATACGCCGCCGCGATGGACGGCGTCGACCGCAACGGTAACGGCCAATTCGAATTCGGCGAATACCTGACGGCAGGACATCTGGTATGGGATGTCCCCGCACAGTATCCGGCCACGCCAAGCTCCGCCCCCTTCGCGCCGCAGAATATCGACGGACGGTTCTATGGTCCAATCAGCGCGCGAGAGGCGCTCGCCAACCAGTATGCCGCTGCCGCCACGCGAGTGTACGCGGAATTCGGCGATGCCGTATTCCAGCAGATGGCCGACAAGATGGGCCTGCAGTTCGCCGCCGATACGGTCTTCGGGCTATCGACGGCGGTCGGCGAGACGCGGGTGCGGCTCAAGGACCTGATGACGGCTTACGCGACGATCGCCAACGGCGGCGTACGGAGGCCGGTCTACGCCATCGACCGGATCACTGACAGGAGCGGCGCGGAAGTCGCACTGCCTGAACAGATCAAGCCGATCGAGGCGCGCGCGTTCTCGCCACAGGTTGCCTGGGTCCTGCAAAACATCATGAGCGACGACCTGTCGCGTAATTCCATCCTGTTCCCGCGCAACAGCGCGCTCACGCTGCAAGGGCAGCCCAACCAGAATTTCGTGGCTTCCGTAGCGTCGACCAATGCGGCACGCACGAACCTGTGGACGATCGGGTTCACGACAAACGCGGTGGTCGGCGTCTGGCTCGGCACGCCCGATTCGACGATTTCCTTCAACAACCAGACCGGATTCTCGGCGGCGGCGCCGCTGTGGAACCGCACGATCAGCCTGGTCATCGCCGGGTTAGGCAGCCGCAATCCGCCGCGGTCGTTCCCAGACCCCGGTTCGATGGCGTTCGTCCCGGTGTGTACGCTGACCGGCACGGCCTACGTGCAGGCACAGTGTTCGGGAGCGGCACGCAACGAATTATTCCCACAGACCCGCCAGCCAAGCCCGCCCGAACTGGGGCCGGTGATCAACGTGGCCGTGAATACCTGGACCAACCTGCGGGCGAACCAGCAGTTCTGCGGGAACCCCGAAGACACCACACAGCGCGCCTTTGTCAATACCAGCGACCCGTTCATCATCAACTGGCTGCGGAGCGCCGAAGGGCGCAACACGTCACAACGGCTGGGTCTGGGAAGCGATCCGCAAGCCGCACCGACCGCCGAATGCGATCTGAACACACAGCTCCCGACCGCCAGCCTGACCAGCCCCGGCAACCAGCAGACGCTGCTCGGCGAGGTTCCGATCGTCGGACAGGTGAGCGTACCGGTCAACTTCAACCGCTGGCAGCTGGAGTTCGCGCCGCAGGGTTCGGCCCAATACCAGATGCTGCCAGGGTTCCCGCAGCAGATACAGCAGCCCAACGTGAATTCACAGCTGGCGCTGTGGGACACCCGCACGATCCCGAACGGCGTATACAGCCTGCGGATGACGGTCATCAGCAACGACGGCGGCTATGTGTACCGCGGCGCAAACGTGGCCATCAATAATCCGCTGCCGACACCGACACCGGTGCCTACGCTTCAACCGTCACCTTTCCCGACCTTCCCGCCGTTCGACCAGGCGACACCGATCCCGTTCGACCCGATCCCGACGTTTGGCGCAAGTCCGACACCGGATCCGTTCTAG
- a CDS encoding aldehyde dehydrogenase produces MANIAIHGFGRIGRSLMKAALKGNLFSPISVSDIRDIPTLAQLFSVDSNYGRWHEKVAATESGFVIGGREVKYFNTKDSLPDWGALGVDLVIDCTGRATTRAGAQPHLDKGAKKVLVSAASKSKADCDVMLLAGINLETYKKAEHHIISMASCTTNALAPVVKVLRENFGIESGFFSTIHAYTNTQSLTDQPMKDVRDSWAAVENIIPSSSGAAKALLMIWDDLKMTGKAYRVPTRTGSIAEINAILKRAVTKEEIRNAFIEAAKTPALQGVMDVLHEEWASSRIVGDPHSSIIDLPLIDVIGDRLVSVAAWYDNEMGYATRLAEIAAYVVK; encoded by the coding sequence ATGGCAAATATCGCAATTCACGGTTTCGGGCGTATCGGACGTTCGTTGATGAAGGCCGCCCTCAAGGGGAACCTCTTCTCACCGATTTCCGTGTCCGATATCCGCGATATCCCCACCCTCGCGCAGCTTTTCTCGGTTGACAGCAATTATGGGCGCTGGCACGAGAAGGTCGCAGCGACCGAGAGCGGATTCGTCATCGGCGGCCGCGAGGTCAAGTATTTCAATACCAAGGACAGCCTGCCCGATTGGGGCGCATTGGGTGTTGACCTGGTGATCGACTGCACGGGCCGCGCGACCACCCGCGCCGGCGCACAGCCGCACCTCGATAAGGGCGCGAAGAAGGTGCTGGTCAGCGCCGCATCGAAGTCGAAGGCTGACTGCGACGTGATGCTGCTGGCAGGCATCAACCTTGAAACCTACAAGAAGGCCGAGCATCACATCATCAGCATGGCGAGCTGCACCACCAACGCGCTGGCGCCGGTGGTCAAGGTCCTGCGCGAGAACTTCGGCATCGAGTCGGGCTTCTTCTCGACGATACACGCCTATACCAACACGCAGTCGCTGACCGACCAACCGATGAAGGACGTGCGCGACTCGTGGGCCGCAGTAGAAAACATCATCCCGTCGTCGTCCGGCGCGGCCAAGGCGCTGCTGATGATCTGGGACGACCTGAAGATGACCGGCAAGGCCTACCGCGTACCGACCCGCACGGGCAGCATCGCTGAAATCAACGCGATCCTGAAGCGCGCCGTGACCAAGGAAGAAATCAGGAATGCATTCATCGAGGCGGCCAAGACCCCGGCGCTTCAGGGCGTGATGGATGTCCTGCACGAAGAATGGGCGTCGTCGCGGATCGTGGGCGACCCGCATTCCTCGATCATCGACCTGCCGCTGATCGACGTGATCGGCGACCGGCTGGTATCGGTGGCGGCCTGGTACGACAACGAAATGGGTTATGCGACCCGTCTGGCCGAAATCGCCGCCTACGTGGTGAAGTAG
- a CDS encoding isocitrate/isopropylmalate dehydrogenase family protein, producing MAMQLCVIEGDGVGHEVVPAAVRVLKSLVPNLQLFPAEAGFECLEKYGTPLPAETLALAQRCRAVLFGAAESPSYHVEGYFSPIIALRQKLMAYANVRPTRYIPVSTARPGVDMIIVRENTEDLYTGDESVSSDGGQGTAHKIVTRVASERVSHRAYRLARANGRKLVTIVHKANVLPKSDGLFRRVALEVAEQYPDIETDELLVDTAAYWMVKSPSRFDVILTSNLYGDILSDMGAAWGGGLGLAPALNLGDDAAIAEPVHGTAPDIAGKGIANPTAAILSVALLLRHHWEQLELAERIEYAVIQAIKDGFHTFDVDTKGALSTIAFTDKVLEILHGAAVRA from the coding sequence GTGGCTATGCAGCTTTGCGTAATAGAAGGCGACGGTGTCGGTCACGAAGTGGTCCCGGCGGCCGTTCGGGTTCTAAAAAGCCTGGTGCCGAACTTACAACTCTTTCCTGCTGAAGCAGGCTTCGAGTGTTTGGAAAAGTATGGAACGCCTCTCCCTGCTGAGACTCTCGCGTTAGCTCAACGCTGCCGCGCGGTGTTGTTTGGTGCCGCCGAATCGCCCTCATATCATGTCGAAGGATATTTCTCGCCCATTATCGCGCTGCGCCAGAAACTCATGGCCTACGCGAATGTGCGTCCGACCCGTTACATCCCGGTTTCCACCGCCCGTCCCGGCGTGGACATGATCATCGTGCGCGAGAATACCGAAGACCTGTATACCGGCGACGAATCGGTTTCGTCGGATGGAGGTCAGGGTACCGCCCATAAGATCGTCACCCGTGTCGCCAGCGAACGCGTCTCTCACCGCGCCTATCGGCTTGCCCGCGCAAATGGCCGCAAACTTGTGACGATCGTACATAAGGCCAACGTCTTGCCCAAGAGTGATGGACTCTTTCGCCGCGTTGCCCTGGAAGTCGCCGAGCAGTACCCGGATATCGAAACCGACGAACTGCTGGTCGATACAGCCGCCTATTGGATGGTTAAGTCTCCTTCGCGTTTCGATGTCATCCTCACCTCGAACCTTTACGGGGATATCCTCTCCGATATGGGCGCGGCATGGGGCGGTGGCCTCGGCCTCGCCCCCGCGCTGAATCTAGGCGACGATGCTGCGATTGCCGAGCCGGTCCACGGGACCGCGCCGGATATTGCCGGCAAAGGAATTGCCAACCCGACCGCCGCCATCCTGAGCGTTGCACTCCTCCTGCGCCATCATTGGGAGCAGCTTGAGCTGGCTGAACGGATTGAATACGCAGTCATCCAAGCCATCAAGGACGGCTTCCATACCTTCGATGTCGACACCAAGGGCGCGCTCAGCACCATCGCCTTCACCGACAAAGTGCTCGAAATCCTCCATGGAGCGGCTGTCAGGGCGTGA
- a CDS encoding MBL fold metallo-hydrolase, translating to MIQLGDFRLHLINDGTTHVDSGGAFGLVPRSLWSRYMAASPDGLVPMSNVNLYVETPDRKIVIDTGLGRKLDAKALAIWKLDRTNGDLIDGLARLGVSPSDIDLVIDTHLHADHAGGNTTLGAQGDIVPAFPNAEYVVQRREYEDAMHPNERTAATYLPVNYQPLVESGQMRLLDGDTVILPGVTGHVTRGHTPGHMSIQLESGGQHALFVCDMASYAIHFERLGWMTAYDVEPLHTLESKRKWQAWALETNALLIFPHDTLRPAGRLTRDAAGRPTVIPEPTAFS from the coding sequence GTGATTCAACTCGGCGACTTCAGACTCCATCTGATCAATGACGGCACGACCCATGTCGATTCAGGCGGCGCTTTCGGCCTGGTTCCACGCAGCCTCTGGTCGCGCTATATGGCCGCCAGTCCTGATGGCCTTGTCCCGATGTCGAATGTCAATCTTTACGTCGAAACGCCGGACCGCAAGATCGTGATCGACACTGGCCTGGGCCGCAAGCTCGACGCCAAGGCGCTGGCGATCTGGAAGCTCGACCGGACCAACGGCGATCTGATCGACGGCCTGGCGCGCCTGGGCGTATCTCCGTCGGACATCGACCTCGTGATCGACACCCACTTGCACGCCGACCACGCCGGCGGAAATACCACCTTAGGCGCTCAGGGTGACATCGTGCCGGCTTTCCCCAATGCCGAATATGTTGTCCAGCGCCGCGAATACGAAGACGCGATGCACCCCAACGAACGCACCGCCGCGACCTATCTGCCGGTCAACTATCAGCCGCTGGTCGAGTCGGGTCAGATGCGCCTGTTGGACGGCGATACCGTGATCCTTCCCGGCGTGACCGGCCACGTCACGCGCGGCCACACTCCCGGCCACATGAGCATCCAGCTTGAAAGCGGCGGCCAGCACGCGCTGTTCGTGTGTGACATGGCCAGCTATGCCATTCACTTCGAGCGGTTGGGCTGGATGACCGCCTACGATGTCGAGCCGCTTCATACGCTCGAATCGAAACGGAAGTGGCAGGCTTGGGCGCTCGAAACCAACGCACTCCTGATTTTCCCCCATGACACGCTTCGCCCCGCCGGTCGCCTCACACGCGATGCGGCAGGGCGTCCGACCGTCATTCCTGAACCGACGGCCTTTTCGTAA